The Kwoniella dendrophila CBS 6074 chromosome 1, complete sequence genome contains a region encoding:
- a CDS encoding NADH dehydrogenase (quinone), G subunit → MLRRIAQKNIARVAGPSRARLLSTTAPRSADITLTIDGKEVTVPQGTALIQACEQAGAAVPRFCYHDRLAIAGNCRMCLVEVERSPKPVASCAMPAMPGSKVFTNTPLVHKAREGVMEFLLANHPLDCPICDQGGECDLQDQSMRYGSDRTRFHEITGKRAIENKDLGPIVKTSMNRCIQCTRCVRFANDVAGVEDLGTTGRGNDLQIGMYIEKTMDSEMSGNIIDLCPVGALTSKPYAFQARPWELKKTESVDVLDAVGSNIRVDSRGVQVMRIQPKINDEINEEWISDKTRYAYDGLKYQRLTTPLVREGNRFVPASWETAMETIRHGYLNSGARGDEIKAVAGSLADTEALVALKDLVNRLGSENLALDSKLGDSAPAQSVDIRSNYLFNTSIENVEDADAILLIGTNPRHEAPTINSRFRKQYLHRGTEFAVIGEKFDSTFEFEHLGTSGKDVEAFLSKSGDKGFAKIWKEAKKPLLIVGSAVTETQDGAAILKAVGKHVLDNSEKFITPEWNGFSVLQRAASRAAAYDIGFTPSSSATSTKPKFVYLLNADDVDPSSIPEDAFVVYQGHHGDHGAQFADVCLPAAAYTEKAATWINTEGRSQMGRTAVPPPGASREDWKIIRALSEVIGNPLPYDDTLQIRQRMFDISPTLIKYDQLEKPSTEIFKTGLQLLSSLKSSTSSSNPLKKPITDFYRTDPISRASVTMADCSKAFTKKQYQPSDVDENAQASYA, encoded by the exons ATGCTTAGACGAATTGCACAAAAGAATATCGCTAGAGTAGCTGGACCTTCAC GTGCTCGATTGCTTTCCACTACTGCCCCTCGGTCAGCAGATATAACACTTACTATTGATGGAAAGGAAGTAACAGTACCCCAAGGTACAGCTTTGATCCAAGCATGTGAACAAGC TGGTGCCGCCGTTCCTCGATT CTGTTACCATGACCGATTAGCAATCGCCGGTAACTGTCGAATGTGTTTAGTAGAG GTCGAGAGATCACCAAAACCAGTGGCATCATGTGCTATGCCTGCTATGCCTGGATCAAAAGTTTTCACCAACACACCATTAGTACACAAAGCCAGAGAAGGAGTGATGGAATTTTTACTTGCCAACCATCCACTCGATTGCCCCATTTGTGATCAAGGTGGAGAATGtgatttacaagatcaatcaatgaGATATGGTTCAGATAGAACAAGATTCCACGAAATTACCGGTAAACGTGCAATTGAAAACAAAGATTTAGGACCAATTGTTAAAACTTCCATGAACAGATGTATTCAATGTACAAGATGTGTTAGATTCGCAAATGATGTTGCCGGTgtagaagatttaggtaCAACAGGTAGAGGAAATGATTTACAAATTGGAATGTACATTGAAAAAACAATGGATTCTGAAATGTCAGGAAATATAATCGATCTATGTCCAGTCGGTGCATTAACCTCAAAACCATATGCCTTCCAAGCTAGACCATGGGAATTAAAGAAAACCGAATCAGTTGATGTCTTAGATGCTGTAGGAAGTAATATCAGAGTAGATTCTAGAGGTGTTCAAGTTATGAGAATTCAACCtaaaatcaatgatgaaaTCAACGAAGAATGGATCTCAGATAAAACAAGATACGCATACGATGGattgaaatatcaaagatTAACTACACCATTAGTAAGAGAAGGTAATAGATTTGTACCTGCATCATGGGAAACTGCTATGGAAACTATTAGACATGGATACTTGAATTCTGGTGCAAGAGGAGATGAAATCAAAGCTGTTGCTGgatctttagctgatacagAAGCTTTAGTAGcattaaaagatttagttaATAGATTAGGATCTGAAAATCTTGCTTTGGATTCaaaattaggtgattcagCACCAGCACAATCAGTTGATATCAGATCAAACTATTTATTCAATACATCAATTGAAAACgttgaagatgctgatgCCATCTTATTAATTGGTACAAATCCAAGACATGAAGCTCCAACTATAAATTCAAGATTCAGAAAACAATATTTACATAGAGGTACAGAATTCGCTGTAATTGGTGAAAAATTCGATTCtacatttgaatttgaacattTAGGTACTTCCGgaaaagatgttgaagctttcTTATCCAAATCTGGTGACAAAGGTTTCGCTAAAATCTGgaaagaagctaagaaaCCTTTATTGATTGTTGGTTCTGCCGTAACTGAAACTCAAGATGGTGCTGCTATCCTTAAAGCTGTTGGTAAACAcgttttagataattcagaAAAATTCATAACTCCTGAATGGAACGGTTTCTCAGTTCTCCAACGTGCTGCATCTAGAGCCGCTGCTTACGATATTGGTTTCACCCCATCTTCTTCCGCTACCTCCACCAAACCTAAATTCGTCTACCTTTTGAAcgctgatgatgttgatccatcatctatacctgaagatgcCTTTGTCGTATATCAAGGACACCATGGTGATCACGGAGCTCAATTTGCTGATGTATGTTTACCTGCTGCGGCATATACAGAAAAAGCTGCAACATGGATAAATACAGAAGGTAGAAGTCAAATGGGTAGAACAGctgtaccaccacctggagcATCAAGAGAAGATTGGAAAATCATTAGAGCATTAAGTGAAGTAATTGGAAATCCATTACCATACGATGATACATTACAAATTCGACAAAGAATGTTCGATATCTCACCAACATTAATTAAATATgatcaattagaaaaacCTTCTACAGAAATTTTCAAAACTGGTttacaattattatcatcattaaaatcttcaacatcatcatcaaatccattaaAGAAACCTATAACAGATTTCTATAGAACAGATCCAATTTCAAGAGCTTCAGTAACAATGGCAGATTGTTCAAAAGCTTTCACgaaaaaacaatatcaaccttcggatgttgatgaaaatgctcAAGCAAGTTACGCTTAG